One genomic segment of Bacteroidota bacterium includes these proteins:
- a CDS encoding RHS repeat-associated core domain-containing protein, giving the protein MLTPGRNWSAGSEYRFGFNGKESDSETSGEGNIYDYGFRIYNPRLGKFLSVDPLTQSYPWYTPYQFAGNKPIAAIDLDGLEENIQISLNYDLLKGNTQIKKDQYNHKFKNEGFLGSGTLFVDANFIQQGENQFSISIVHSYAEVNTKDQFESFQILNYFEFNVNKDEALAFREFLKNFRNYNNLDLDNMSLIEEWLVVNSDQPQLVELAEAFSGPQSAWSNRQEESNKKHSSGVFDRDISFIGSKDTTYSTNDKGDTTNFRVPGKKGSRSEGAFMEYKYKAKNEVNE; this is encoded by the coding sequence ATGTTAACGCCGGGAAGAAATTGGAGTGCTGGAAGTGAGTATAGGTTTGGTTTTAACGGCAAAGAGAGTGATTCAGAAACGTCTGGAGAAGGAAATATTTATGATTATGGTTTTAGGATTTATAATCCACGGTTAGGAAAATTTTTGAGTGTTGATCCATTAACACAATCATACCCTTGGTATACTCCTTATCAGTTTGCGGGGAATAAACCTATTGCCGCCATAGATTTAGATGGTTTGGAAGAAAATATTCAAATATCATTAAATTATGATTTACTGAAAGGAAATACACAAATAAAAAAAGATCAGTATAATCATAAATTTAAAAATGAGGGATTTTTAGGATCAGGGACACTTTTTGTTGATGCTAATTTTATTCAACAAGGAGAAAATCAATTTAGTATTTCCATTGTGCATTCATATGCTGAAGTTAATACAAAAGATCAGTTTGAAAGTTTTCAAATTCTTAATTATTTTGAATTTAACGTGAATAAAGATGAAGCATTAGCTTTCAGAGAGTTTTTAAAAAACTTTCGCAATTATAACAATTTGGATTTAGACAATATGAGCCTCATTGAAGAGTGGTTAGTAGTTAATTCTGATCAACCACAACTCGTAGAATTGGCGGAAGCATTTAGTGGTCCTCAAAGTGCCTGGTCAAATCGACAGGAAGAATCGAATAAAAAACATTCATCAGGAGTATTTGATAGGGATATTAGTTTTATCGGTAGTAAGGATACTACATATTCCACAAACGATAAAGGTGATACTACAAACTTCCGGGTGCCAGGAAAAAAAGGAAGTCGAAGTGAAGGAGCTTTTATGGAATATAAATACAAGGCCAAAAATGAAGTAAATGAATAA
- a CDS encoding tyrosine-type recombinase/integrase has translation MKSERLYWNRFYKKYSTHLYSSGCFDNYVGLHFKIIKTFFNYLNTEKLIFTGNFQKNFYVRKESVPIIVVSPEQLQFLINDIEFEKSLPVYLQYTKDTFVFGCTVGLRFSDLMSLTKTNVEGTSLSYYLNVRSGKTSVDTRIKLPEYAVAILKKYRGRKQLLPQVSNNRLNENIKELCLKAGWCQEVGKKREKHGIIKNLNKNGKAYRFCDLVSTHTMRRTAITTLLSLGMPETMVRKISGHAANSPEFYRYVNYAQQFIDAELDRIYQEILPSKNSPEIAKTTHSN, from the coding sequence TTGAAATCTGAGCGATTGTATTGGAATCGTTTCTATAAAAAATATTCAACTCATCTTTATTCTTCAGGTTGTTTTGATAATTATGTCGGACTTCATTTTAAAATCATTAAAACTTTTTTTAATTATCTGAATACTGAAAAATTAATTTTTACAGGAAATTTCCAAAAAAACTTTTATGTACGAAAAGAGAGTGTGCCCATAATTGTAGTATCACCTGAACAATTACAATTTCTAATTAACGATATTGAATTTGAAAAATCCCTTCCTGTGTATTTACAATATACCAAAGACACTTTTGTGTTTGGTTGTACAGTAGGATTAAGATTTTCTGATTTAATGTCGCTCACCAAAACAAATGTTGAAGGCACTTCACTATCTTATTATTTGAATGTCCGATCCGGTAAAACTTCCGTTGATACTCGTATTAAATTACCAGAATATGCTGTGGCAATTTTAAAAAAGTACAGAGGTAGAAAACAACTATTACCTCAAGTAAGTAACAACCGCCTGAATGAGAATATTAAAGAATTATGTTTGAAAGCAGGTTGGTGCCAAGAAGTAGGCAAGAAAAGGGAAAAACATGGAATCATAAAGAACTTGAACAAAAATGGAAAGGCATATCGCTTCTGCGATCTTGTATCCACCCACACCATGAGACGAACAGCGATAACTACGCTTTTAAGTTTAGGTATGCCGGAAACAATGGTAAGAAAAATATCAGGGCATGCTGCAAACAGTCCCGAGTTTTATCGCTATGTTAATTATGCGCAACAATTTATTGATGCTGAGCTAGACCGCATTTATCAAGAAATTTTACCTTCTAAAAATAGCCCTGAAATTGCAAAAACGACACATTCTAACTAA
- a CDS encoding RHS repeat-associated core domain-containing protein — protein MKQSISPSQHPHPFGMLTPGRNWSAGSECRFGFNGKESDEETYGEGNIYDYGFRIYNPRLGKFLSVDPLTKKYAYLTPYQFASNTPISGVDLDGLEFFYAADGIFLGRTGTNQEVRILNNNDVSNDVAIQGIKNFNSGQIDENVWYEKISSDTKSLGIDHSGFIKKSSTVYGESSHVFGINSREEVFAIASVHERNSLAYGASSEQAEIFRNTSNEGRNGTFMQTANSAVINSLTGGFDYSYGATQWDGQEQSEFDESENRGSVLYGKRQISIELHMNTQGWRISDEHYASWKAAVGNKFKAPQENMLQVIIKDIQIRIR, from the coding sequence ATGAAACAATCCATTTCTCCATCACAACATCCACATCCCTTTGGGATGTTAACGCCGGGAAGAAATTGGAGTGCCGGAAGTGAATGCAGGTTTGGGTTTAACGGCAAAGAGAGCGATGAAGAAACGTATGGTGAAGGGAATATTTATGATTATGGTTTTAGGATATATAACCCTAGGTTAGGTAAGTTTTTAAGTGTTGATCCTTTGACAAAAAAATATGCTTATTTAACTCCTTATCAATTTGCAAGCAACACACCTATTAGTGGAGTTGATTTAGATGGATTAGAATTCTTTTATGCTGCTGATGGTATATTTTTAGGTAGAACAGGAACAAACCAAGAAGTTCGTATTTTAAATAATAATGATGTAAGTAATGATGTAGCAATTCAGGGTATTAAAAATTTTAACTCTGGACAAATAGATGAAAACGTTTGGTATGAAAAGATTTCCAGTGATACTAAAAGTTTAGGAATTGATCATAGTGGATTTATTAAAAAATCTTCTACAGTATATGGAGAAAGTTCTCATGTATTCGGAATTAACAGTAGAGAAGAAGTATTTGCAATAGCAAGTGTTCATGAAAGAAATAGCCTTGCTTATGGTGCAAGCAGTGAGCAAGCCGAAATTTTTAGAAATACATCCAATGAAGGTAGAAATGGAACATTTATGCAAACAGCTAATTCTGCTGTAATAAATTCCTTAACTGGCGGTTTTGATTATAGCTATGGTGCAACTCAATGGGACGGTCAAGAGCAATCTGAATTTGATGAAAGTGAAAATAGAGGTTCTGTGCTTTATGGAAAAAGACAAATATCAATTGAGCTTCATATGAATACACAGGGTTGGCGAATTTCAGATGAGCATTATGCTTCATGGAAAGCAGCAGTGGGGAATAAATTCAAAGCACCGCAAGAAAATATGCTACAGGTAATTATAAAGGATATACAAATAAGGATAAGATAA